One window of the Triticum dicoccoides isolate Atlit2015 ecotype Zavitan chromosome 3B, WEW_v2.0, whole genome shotgun sequence genome contains the following:
- the LOC119277907 gene encoding 2-alkenal reductase (NADP(+)-dependent)-like — protein sequence MEQANPPAGSARNRKVVLREYISRAPREDDMALVDGGAMPLRVPEGAAGPAVLVKNLYLSCDPYMRGRMRDFHGSYIPPFKPGSVIEGLGVARVMDSTHPGFVAGDIVSGMTGWEEYSLIDKPEQLNKIQQSDIPLSYHLGLLGMPGFTAYVGFYEICSPKKGEFVFVSAASGAVGQIVGQLAKLHGCYVVGSAGTNEKVELLKDKFGFDAAFNYKEEPDLTVALKRYFPEGIDIYFENVGGPMLDAVLLNMRMHGRIAVCGMVSQHGMTDPAGIHNLFCLVPKRISMKGFIQSDYINLFPQFVDYMTKHYKDGKIAYVEDMSIGLENAPAAFVGLFSGKNVGKQVVCVSQE from the exons ATGGAGCAAGCGAACCCGCCGGCGGGGTCGGCGAGGAACAGGAAGGTGGTGCTGCGGGAGTACATCAGCCGCGCGCCGAGGGAGGACGACATGGCGCTCGTCGACGGCGGCGCCATGCCGCTGCGCGTCCCCGAGGGCGCCGCCGGCCCGGCCGTGCTGGTGAAGAACCTCTACCTCTCCTGCGACCCCTACATGCGCGGCCGGATGCGGGACTTCCACGGCTCCTACATCCCCCCGTTCAAGCCCGGATCT GTTATAGAAGGGCTGGGCGTGGCGAGAGTGATGGACTCCACTCATCCAGGGTTCGTCGCCGGTGACATTGTCTCGGGAATGACTGGCTGGGAGGAATACAGCCTGATTGACAAGCCCGAACAGCTGaataagattcagcaaagcgacatACCACTGTCCTATCACTTGGGTCTTCTCG GCATGCCTGGTTTTACAGCTTATGTTGGATTCTATGAGATCTGCTCACCGAAGAAAGGAGAGTTTGTCTTTGTTTCTGCTGCATCGGGAGCAGTTGGTCAGATTGTTGGTCAACTTGCAAAGCTCCATGGCTGCTATGTCGTCGGAAGTGCTGGAACAAATGAGAAA GTTGAACTCCTAAAAGATAAGTTTGGATTCGATGCAGCTTTTAATTACAAAGAGGAGCCTGACTTGACTGTAGCACTAAAAAG GTACTTTCCTGAAGGTATCGACATCTACTTCGAGAATGTAGGAGGACCAATGCTAGATGCTGTACTCCTTAACATGCGGATGCATGGTCGCATAGCAGTATGTGGCATGGTATCCCAGCACGGCATGACTGACCCTGCAGGGATCCACAACCTCTTCTGCCTGGTGCCGAAACGGATCAGTATGAAGGGCTTCATCCAGAGTGATTACATCAACTTATTCCCACAGTTCGTCGATTACATGACCAAGCATTACAaggatggcaagattgcatatgtaGAAGACATGAGCATTGGGCTAGAGAACGCGCCAGCTGCCTTTGTTGGTCTATTCAGTGGTAAAAATGTGGGCAAACAAGTCGTGTGTGTGTCACAAGAGTGA